ATGATCCCCCCATGTTCAGCGTGGCCCATGGCAGAGGGAGGCCAGCCCAGCAGCTATGGCGATTGGGGTTGCTCCTCTGGCTCTGCCTTGCTATCACTGCAGCTTCAAATCCACCCACAGATTACTGGTACGGGCCCCTGAAGTACTCCCGCACTGACTACGTGGCCAGCTGGTTTCAGCGTGGGCGAGACCTTGGCCTGCCCACCTATAACCAAGCCCGGGAGCGATTTGGGTTGGATCCTCTCCAGAACTGGTCAGACCTTGCCCCACACCTGGAGCAACAGGTAACAGGGAACTGGTCTGGGCACAGAAATGGTGTGGGTCAAAGGACGTTGGGGCAGTCCAGGCAGTAACTGGCTTCTCCAGCAATGTAGGAGAACATCACTGTGCATCCTGCCCTAGCTCATTTTCATGCCTGCGGGGCTGTTGCATTGGGGTAACTGTGTAATTACATGTCATGAATAAATATATCCTGTCCCAGTGCTAagctcctgtgctgctgtgtgctCTGCTCCTCCCAAAGCTAAGATGCTTTGGGAGCGATGCTTAGTTGCTCGAGTCCAAGTCATGAGCTCAAGGCTGCGTAGGGCTGAGCATCCTCCCAGGTCACGGATGAGTGATGCCTGGGATATGCATGTTCCTCGCTCCTTCGGAGGCTTGCAAAGACTTTCTGAGGCCCTGGCCGAATTCCCTCTGCTCACATGTGTGCGGCGGGGATTTCTGGCCAGGTCCTGGACAAGGTCGCTGCTCTGTATGCCAACAACACGgccaggctggagctgctccCCGGAGGCATGCTGGAGGCTGACGGCTCCCTCTTCAGTGCCATCATCCTGGACCAGTTTGTGCGCCTGCGTGATGGTGACAGATTTTGGTTCGAAAACACCAAGAATGGGTAAATGCCTCTTCCCCTTCTGGCACATGGAGTAGGCTGACCACTGCTCTAAGACATAGCAACTAGCGCTGGAGGAAGAAACCATCCTCCTGCTTCCTTGGTTCCTAAAACAGTGCGGGGGGGAACAaatccctcctgctgccagaCAGTGACACCCAGGGCCACTGCTTGGCCCCGCATCTTTTTCCCCAGGCTGTTCACAGTGGAGGAAACCAGTAAGATCCGTAACACCACCTTCCATGACGTCCTGGCTGCCATCACCTCTGCAGACCCCACAGACCTCCAGCCCCACGTGTTCGTCTGGAGCACAGGTGAGTGCTTCGCGCAACGGCAGGGCGCAGGGAGCAAACGGCACCAGTGCGTGAGGGAGGAGAGCAGACCCATCTCGGTGACATGACTGGTGACTCAGTGACACAGGGAAAGCATCAGGCTGGCCATTTCTCAAGCCTGACACCTGCTATGCTCCTAAGCCAGTAAAATGTGTGCAAAATGCACACAAGAGTTGCTTGTAAGCAAGGCGGGCAGCGCTGATGTTGAAAGTGGGCTGAAGTCCAGGCATGTGCATTGCATGAGTCTTGGAAAGATCTCCGGGAACAAAAATGCAACTGATGCTCTGGAAGGTCATGCTGTGGTTAAAGCTTGCCCTCTGCCTACCCCACGCTGTGACATGATCCTCACTGACGTGTCCTCTAGCTCCTTTAATATACAAGCACACACAGGTCTGCAGGTTAAACTGATGGGTGACCTGAAAGGTGATGAAGTTTGTGGATGAGTTAAGCTTTGCATACCATAGCTGTGTAATGTTCCCTACTCTTGCCTTTAATTGCATCAATCCCTGAACGTGCCCTGGGTGCTGGACCACAACGCCCACTCCCGCCCGGCTGCTCCGCTGATGGGGTGGCTTGTTAACCGGGGCTGCTGGAAAGGCTGGACAGGCTTTCCTGCAGATGTGGTTGCGCTGGCAGCGTGAAGTGCACCGGCAGCGTGAACTGCGCCAGCCAGATTTCAGCCCAGGGAGAGCTCAGGGCTTGCGTCCCAGCATGTTTTGGGTTCCCAGCAGGGTAGGAGCAGCCTAGTCCTGTGCTGGTGTGCACCCCTCAGCCCAGTGCCCTCCTGTGCCTTCCTTGAAATGAGCTTGCCTCTCCCCACTGAGACCCAAAGAGTCCTGCTGCCATGCTCAGGGTGAGGTGTGGCAAACACAGCAGTATGCCTTTTCCTCTCAGGATCTTGCCACACCCTTCCCATTTACCGAAAGCATTTTACTTGGCACACGTTCCAGCCCTTGCAAGGCGTTTTGGTTCCCTTGGCACACGCTCTCTGTAACTGCACCAAGAGCACTCCCTGGATTTGCAGCATACGGATGAGCAGAGGCTCTGAGCCCCAATTTTCTGTGGCCCAGGGTGCTTcctgctcagcccatcccaTCAGGAGAGGTGATGGTGCTGAACTTCCAGAGTGCTTGACTCCAGTTTTGTGCTTGGTTTGCTGTGGCAGGCAAAGGTTCAACCCAAAAACAAGGGTTGTCCCCTAAGATCTGGAGTTCAATTTGAGCATCCCAGTTTTGCAGTGCTCCTTGGGTGACTCGGCAATGAACCCCACTGGCATCTTGATGCAGATGTTCCTGGGGTATGAGAGGGTTAAAAGGTCCGTGACACTCACAGCCTGTCTCCCCCCGTGCAGAGGAcccgtgcccccagccccagcagctgaCAGCTCAACACCTGGCCCACTGCACACCCATGACCGTGCTTGACTACTTCGAAGGCAGCGGCGCAGGCTTTGGGATCATCATCGTTGTCCTCTGCTGTCTGCCTTTAGGTTTGCTGCTCCGTTTCTTTACCCATCTCCTCTTCCACCGGAGGAAGGGGTTGAGTGCCCCATGGACCAAGCACCtcccagcaggagctgctgtgtcTTGGCCACTCTTGAGGTCCTTGAGGTGGCAGGGTCCTTGGGCATCAGGTGGGAGCAGGGATTTCATGGTGCAACCCTATGTTAAATAAaactggggggggtggggggaagaagtAAACCCCTGTCTGCCCCAGTCATACAGGTGATGATGCCAAAGCGGGAAGGAGATTTGTGGTTTCTCATGCATTCTTCTCACGTGTCCCCAGTGACTCTGTTTGTTGCCTGGATCGTTGCCGTTCTCCGCAGGAGAGATTTcaagaagctgcagaagaagcACAGCTCCAGCGTGCGGAGGGAGGTGACCATGGAGGCCTTACACGGTGAGGAGGCACTGTCGGACCTGCGATGGATTTGGTGATGCTGCTGAAGTCAGGGCACATAccaaggcagggctgggcttggAGCTTATATCCAAAATGGATATAAGGAGAAGCTGTTTCCCCAGGAAGATAGTCAAGCAGTGGAGCAGGtagcccagagaggttgtgcagtctccatcctctCCAAGACCTGACTGGACAAAGCCTTGAGCAGCCTGGCCTGACCCTGTAGCTGGTCCTACTTCAGGCAGGAGGCTGGGCGAGAGACCCTTCTGACctgagtcccttccaacccaagtCATCCTGTGACCCTGTAATTACAACCCTCTCCACACTTTATCTGAAGGAAACTTATGTAGAGCAATTGGACCAGTAGCTCCAGGACAGGGACTGTATTTCCTTGTCATGGACACTGGAAAaatcctgcctccctgctccatGGTCTGTACTCCTCCACTCTCCATGTGCTTGAGCTCTGCGGTTGGGAGATCACCACTATTCCCTTAACACGTGTCTGGTCATGCAATCACTCCCAAGCTGCATCTCGATGAAGGAGGTGCTGGGATGAATAGAAGCGCAGGTGCGCCTTTCCAGCTGAATCCTCTGCTCTCTCCCACCAGCCATGGAGTGGCACGGTCCCAAGACAGACAGCTCTCCCGTCTTCATTCAGCTCCAAGCTGATAAAGTGCTCAAAGTGCTGGATGGGAGAGGGTCTGTGCTCCGGAGCATCAGCCTGAAAACCCATCAAAGGGTGGAGGTGATCCTCTCTAGCAACAAAGGGAACAAAGCTCTGCTCCTGAAGAGCCCCAAGGAGTATGACCTGGTGAGTACCATGATGCCTGGGATATGATACCTTCGCCTGGACTCTCCACCATCCTCTGCCACTGGTCACGTACACCCTGGGCACTGGCAGCCGCTCAGTCCTGGGCACTGGGAGCAGAGTAGGTCCCTGAAGCATGGCTGTGGAACCTCCTGAGAACCACCAGGTCCAGCTCATACTGTGGAGCGAGCACTGTggtgaagagcagcagcactcaCGTCCCAACTGGGCCTCTGCTGCTCACAGCCATCGGTGGGGTCTTCTGCAGGTGCTGCTTTTCAGcgaggaggctgagaggagcaGTTTCATTGGGAAGCTACGAGGCTACTTGGAGGAGAGCGGCCTTGATCTGCAGGTATCTGAGATGAAGGAGCAGAACCTGATGAAACAGGCAGTCACCcaggagcagagaaaacaaattcttgAGACTTTCTTCAGGCACCTGTTTGCTCAGGTATGTAAAGGTGTGGCAGGCTCTGTTGTGTGGCGGAAGGTATTTCTGTATTGATTAAGCAATGAAcgttgctgctgttgctttccGTAAGAGCTGGTAAGCCATGTACAAGGAAGCTGCCAATACTTTCAGGACCAAGGGACATTTTCCCTTGCAGAAGACAAAGGGAGTTCTGCTGTGGCGATATAAGGGTCTAAAGTTGCAAAGAGACTTCTGGATGATGTAATCAAGGTCTTCATAATGGTCAGTGGTGTTTAGTGTGAAAGTCACATTGAGTAGGAGAGACACAGGACTTCCTCATGGTATCTCCCATGAGTTTTGTGCCAGGGGAGCCACCGTTCTCTGTGCAATAGGTTGGGCAAGTGAACACCAGccttctgctctgccagcactCATGGGATTTCTTTTGTGGGACACAACCTGCAGGTGCTGGAAATCGACAGGTCTGATGCTGGAGAGCTCAACTTTGAATcttcacagaaggcaaaggaatCTCTGACATGTGAGCTGAGCAGGGCTGAGTTTGCCGAGGCCCTGGGGCTCAAAGCCCACTCCATGTTTGTGGAGTCCATGTTCTCCCTGGCCGACAAAGACGGCAATGGCTACATCTCCTTCCGGGAGTTCTTGGACATCTTGGTGGTCTTCATGAAAGgtgggagctggagctggtctTCATCTGTTGCCCTAAGTCCTGTTTCTAGGGTCTGGCAATGCCACCAGCAGAGTGAAGGACAAGATCCATCCAGCAGGTCAATCTGTAGAAGCGTCTACAAACTCCCATCACTTAGGACAGCTTCAATTTGAGTTATGGGACAGTGACAATGtaattatgttttctgtaagGCTGTCCATGAGGGGAGCTATCTCAGAGCAATGATTTGCTGATCTGTCACTGCCATAGACAAGTCTGCCCCATCTTCTGAACAGACCATGCATCCTGTCCTTGACAGATGGTAACAGCCATATCAGATACCATAATTGACCTCTGGAAAGGTAGATTCCTAGATGGAGGTGGTAAATGCCAGATTCAATCAAAGCAGCTCCCAGAAAAATTTTGAGTTTGCAAAATAATGCTCAAGAAAGAATGTCTATCATCTACCCAATTTTTCACCTTGCACTTGAGAAAGTCAAGCAGAAGGGAGGCACACTAGTGACATTCAGTCACTGCTCAAGCTGAGATCAGCAGTGTGCTTTCAGTCTTTCCAGAGCCGGGTGAGACTTCACTACTGCAGGTCCAGACTCGCAAAGACAATGTTTGAAAGCACTTTCGCCAATGAAAATAGGATCTTGCTCTTTCTTcgcctctctccctccccctgccagggTCCCCAGAGGAGAAGTCCAAGGTGATGTTCAGGATGTATGACATTGATGAGAACGGGTTCCTCTCCAAGGAGGAGTTTCTGAGGATGCTCAGGTACTTCTCATCTCTCCAGATGTTTCCACCATGTCTGTAAACAAAAGCAGCTCCCAGTTTCTGTGCTTCATCCCCCAAGGGTGCTGTGTGAGAACCCATGGGCTCAACACTCACAACCAAGAGCCCATATCTCCTCTGAAACTGGTCTGGGGCTCTGCCCTGGGTTATTTGAAGGACTCAAGCTGTGGTTCTCTGAGGttcccatctcccctccttGCTCCAGGTCCTTCATCGAGATCTCTAACAACTGCCTGTCaagagagcaggcagagcaggtgACCGAGTCGATGTTTCGGGCCTCAGGGTTTCAGGACAGGGATGAGTTGACATGGGAGGATTTTCACTACATGCTGCGGGACCACGACAGCGAGCTTCGTCTCACTCAGCTCTGCATCAAAGGTCAGTGGGCAGGAGCCCTGGGTCACCCTTGCAGGGCTGGAGGCGATGGGCGGCACCCAATGCGCAGCTCCCAAGTCTTGTCCCACCAACCTCTCCAGCCCACTGCAGTAACGGGGCATCAGCTGTCGCTCTGTGTGCGACATGTTTTGGTCAGCTCAGagcccctccccaccccacccctgcCCAGGGGAGATGCCTAAACCTTGTCCACCGTATCGCACACACTTGAAACCGTTGTTTGTCCTTTTGGCTCCTGAAGGTATCCCCGAGGTGCTCAAGCAAAACCTGCACAACCGCGTCTCcttcataaaaaagaaagagccaAAAGAGTAAGCTCTCCTCCTTAGTCTTGCTGctgcatcttctttttctgcccaGCTGTGCATCCATCTTTCATTGCACCCCCTCCAACAAATGCTCCCACCAAATGTTGCCCAGTGCTGGGAAAGGGGGACACCACGCTGGGACATACCCATGAGCAAGCCAGATGCTGTGGTGGGGCTGCAGGCATGCAGGCGGACAGAGGGGAGGAACCGCCTCCTGCAGGGCTCCCATTGCATCCACTACACGGGGATGGAAGTCCAACCTTGCTTTTCAGAGGGGAGGGTTATCTTGAGTGAATCCAGCCCATGTACTATGCAGTTAAAGTCAACGCAAGCAGGCTTGCAGGAAAGAGCTGGACACCTTCACAGCCTGAAAGGGAAAGTGGGGAAATGCGGAAAATTTTGGCAAGCCCATCCTAGAAGTACAGCTTTAGGCTAGACATAATTCTATTCCCAACAGAACCATcgtagaggaggagaaagaactGGACACCGTGAGCCACTATGTGGAGCAAGAAGGGCAAGAGCTGAGGAAGAGACCAGGCAGAAAGTGAGCACGCCCCCTCCTTGTTGGGCAAGCTTCTTGTGTCCAGGCTCAGCCTGTTTACTGTTTCTCATGTCTCTGTGTTGGACTGGGTAGCCCTCTGGTCGAATGGCACCGCTGCAGGGAGCCAGCACCCCCATGACGGCGGTGCAACGTAGGGAGGGGATGTGAGACCGTCCCTGCAGGAGatgccccagcccaggcaggcaCAGCCGAGGAACTACAGGAACAGCCCTGTCTTGGCGGGGATGGTGCTGTAGCTGGGTCTGGGTGATGTgcctctattaaaaaaaaaaaaaaaaaaaaaaaacaaaccaaaaatgaagTGGCCAGCTCCAGAGCCCAGTGGTTTTTAGAGTGTTTGCCTTGCCCGCAGAGAGGGGCTTTGCCTGGCACGTCCTGCCCGCGCTCCTCGGCCCCCTGGGACGCTGCTGGTTCACCCGcgggctgctgcaggagctgcaggagagacTCCGGTCCTCactgctgtggcagcagcaagTATTTCTACAAGGAAGCAGTTAAGTGGTTGTTATTCATGGCCAGAATATCCTGGTTTGCCCTAATAGCTCCAAGAACCTTCCCCTACCCCAGGATCAATTTGGAGGGTTGaatattaaaattatcttttagaGTTCTTATCTACAGTTTCCTTTGTGAGTCACTATCTGCACATTTGTTATCAGCTTTCAAAAGTGTGTAGACTGCGGCAACCTGAGATCAGCCGCTGGCACTGTGCTCTGCAGGTCACTGCTGTCACCGGCGTGCAGAGGTGGTCGCAGTGCTGTACAGGGAGGAAGACCCAAATCTGGGCAGCATGGCCCTGAGCCATATCTTGCCTGCTAAACCTCGAAATGACGCCAGCCCTCCTGTATTTTCCAGGGTGAATCAGAACCAGTTGCATTTGTACACTGAAGCACAACGGAGGAAGTACGAGCGGAACAAAGTTCAGCAGAAGATCCAGGAGTTTAAGCGCTTCATTGAGAATTACCGGCGCCATATTGTCTGTGTGGTCCTCTTCTCTGCCATCACCGCTGGCCTGTTCGTGGAGAGAGCCTACTGTGAGTGCCCATCCAGCCCCAGACGCTTGTCTCCTCAAAGCTGCTGGTTGCATGGGGCATGCTGGGGTGTGAAAGGTCCTGGTACAACTTTGGGCAACAGTGTTGGTCCTCTTCTGGAATAACCAAAGGATTACTGAGGTTGGAGGAGGCCTCTGAAGGGGTCTGGTCCAATGCTCTGCTCAGAGCAAGGTCAATTTCAAAGTTGAATCAGGCTGCTGAAAGCCTTGTCTAGAGAAGGTTTGAAGAGCTCCAAGGTTGGAGATCCCACCACCTTGTTGGGCCTGTGCTAGTTTTTTGACCATCCTCCCTGTgaagagtttttattttacatcaaACCTGAATTTCCTTTGGTGAAACTTGTGCTGTTGCCTCTCATCCTTTCAATGTGCATCTCTGAGAAAAAGTTTGGCTTTCTCCCCTCTCCAATACCCATTAAGTGGTTGCAGACAGCCATAAAGTCTTCCCTGACCCATCTCCTCCAGCCTGAACAAGCCCAtttccctcagcctttcctctaCATGTCATCCAGCTCCCATCCATCCTGGTGGCCTCCACCGGGCTTGTTCCAGTTTGTTGACACCTCTCATGTTGGGATGCCCAACCGAGGACACAGTACCAAGGTGCCATTTCACAGTGTCTGGCAGGGGAGGACAATCCTCTCCCTTGATCTCCAAGGAGACCCTGTtacccagcagctctggggggtCTGGCGCAGAGAAttgtgtccctgtccccacacagccccatccctggtGACCTTTTCCTGGTGGAGCCACACAGGTGGCCATCCCCTTGTCGCAGGAAGGCTCATGGCCCACAGCGCCGGGCACATCgacttcctctctgctctctgtcccCAGACTACGCCTTCGCATCCCCCAGCACTGGAATCGCACAGACCACCTTTGTGGGGATCATCATCTCTCGGGGATCAGCTGCCTGCATCTCCTTCATGTACTCCTACATCCTGCTCACCATGTGCCGCAACCTCATCACTGTCCTGCGGGAGACCTTCCTCAACCACTACATCCCCTTCGATGCCGCTGTGGACTTCCACCGCTGGGTTGCCATGGCGGCCCTGATTTTCTCAGGTAAGTGGGCTGCTGGGGGATGTGTCGCTAAAGCAGGAGGACCAGCCTATCATGgcacagcaggaccagggagAAGCTTGAAGACCCATATGGAGCCTAGAGAGACATACACGCtttgcagcagaggagaggaggaattGCCAGGTCCCTTGGCACATCAGCAGGGTCTGCTGCATCTCCAGCCACAGCAAGAgtgatgtttttctctcctggCTTCTGTCTCTTACAGTGCTCCACACTGCAGGTCACGTAGTGAACGTCTACATCTTCTCGGTCATGCCTCTCAGCGTGTTGTCCTGCCTCTTTTCCAGTGTCTTTATGGATGATGGGTAGGTGAAATTTAAAGCACAGTCTGGACAGAGTgtcctgggcagggacaggaaTGAAAGTGGAAACCAGGAGCTGGCTCTGTCAATCTCTTGTCCCTCTCCAGGTCACAGCTCCCACAGAAGTATTACTGGTGGTTCTTCCAGACTATTCCAGGTGAGACCACCTAGCAGGCAGACCACCTGCACACCCATGCCCACGATGGGCAGCCCACTGGCCCAGCCCAGATGGGGTCCCTGTGGGGCTGCCCTGATCCCCACTGGGACCTCCCAACCCCTTCACTCACAGGCATGACAGGAGTGCTGCTCCTCATGATCCTGGCTGTGATGTATGTGTTTGCCACCCACCACTTCCGACGCGTCAGCTTCCAGGGCTTCTGGATCACCCACCATCTCTATGTGCTCCTCTACGTCCTGGTAAAACATTTGGGCTGAGAAGGTCATGGGTCAGCCTGGCCAACAAGGTGAACTAGTTGGGGAGGTCCCAAGGGAGCTGGTGGCCGCAATCCTGGCTCCtcgctgctgctgagctgccacCAAATCAGACACGGGGTGATGGCTAACGGTGCCGAGTGCCATGCTGATGtgggctgctccctgcccaggtCATCATCCACGGCAGCTACGCGCTGATCCAGCAGCCCCGCTTCCACATCTACTTCATCATCCCAGCTCTCATCTACAGCGCGGACAAGCTGCTCAGTCTGAGCAGGAAGAAGGTGGAGATCAGTGTGGTGAAAGCCGAGCTTCTGCCCTCAGGTACTGCATCCTCCCTGGCCATGCATCCGGGGCTGCAggtagggaaactgaggcacaaaagGTCAGGCCATCACACCCTGGGATCAGTTATTTACGCAAGAAGAGCTGATTGGCCCCAGGGCCAGGTCCTGAGCCCCATGCCTGGCCCCACGGCTCGTCCCCAAGCCCCCTCCTACCCACCCTGTGCACAGCTCTAACACTCCATCTTTCCATGAGCCCACTTatctcccccagccccatgctCAATGTCTACACCTTAATGAagtccccatccccatccccccccaGGGGTCACCCACCTCCGGTTCCAGCGGCCGCAGGACTTTGAGTACAAGTCCGGGCAGTGGGTGCGCATCGCCTGTGTGGCCCTGGGCACCACCGAGTACCACCCCTTCACCCTGACCTCAGCGCCGCACGAGGACACGCTGAGCCTGCACATCCGGGCCGTGGGGCCCTGGACTACCCGCCTGCGGGAGCTCTACTCCCCAGAGAGCCTGGCCCTCATCGGCAAGCTGCCCAAGGTGAGCCCCACGGTttctccagggatggggacatcCGAGCCCAGGAGCATCTCAGCAATGGGTTGTGCCCAGCCTGAGGCACTCCTCCAGCCTTGAAGGTGGGCAAGACCTGGGCAAGTGGAGGAGGGAGATGCTCTGCTGATGGCTGGCTCCCTTCCAGCTCTATCTGGATGGGCCCTTTGGGGAGGGCCACCAGGAGTGGAACAAGTTCGAGGTGTCGGTGCTGGTGGGAGGAGGCATCGGGGTGACGCCCTTTGCATCCATCCTCAAAGACCTGGTCTTCAAGTCATCCATCAGCTCCAAGCTGCTGTGTAAGAAGGTAAGAGGAAGCATCTGGAGGCCAAGAGCCCTTCTGAGATGCcccctgctgctggtggcctCTTCAGGGGCAAAATCC
This is a stretch of genomic DNA from Balearica regulorum gibbericeps isolate bBalReg1 chromosome 12, bBalReg1.pri, whole genome shotgun sequence. It encodes these proteins:
- the DUOX2 gene encoding dual oxidase 2, which produces MMLSLTVVLLVTWTLGGAQENISWEVQRYDGWYNNLLHHSRGSVGARLLRLLPANYADGVYQALQEPHVPNARQLSDVVARGPSGLPSHRNTTVLAVFFGFHVLSDILGTEKPGCPAEFLNIHIPPGDLVFDPAGTGDVVLPFQRIHWAMETGQSPNSPREQTNEVTAWLDGSSIYGPSHSWSDALRSFSGGQLASGPSGRLPRETDGRVPMWKALDPSTGQSGPRGIYDLGSAWGNENRFLQAESIAWFRYHNHMAMKLAREHPTWSDEDLFQHTRKQVIATFQNIVLYEWLPTLLGRNISEYKGYQQHLDPSLSPEFVAAVGQFLATMVPPGVYKRDPKCRFQNVSGPGGPFPAVRLCNSYWSRESTGLQQAEDVDNLLLGMSSQIAEREDNIVVEDLQDYWYGPLKYSRTDYVASWFQRGRDLGLPTYNQARERFGLDPLQNWSDLAPHLEQQVLDKVAALYANNTARLELLPGGMLEADGSLFSAIILDQFVRLRDGDRFWFENTKNGLFTVEETSKIRNTTFHDVLAAITSADPTDLQPHVFVWSTEDPCPQPQQLTAQHLAHCTPMTVLDYFEGSGAGFGIIIVVLCCLPLVTLFVAWIVAVLRRRDFKKLQKKHSSSVRREVTMEALHAMEWHGPKTDSSPVFIQLQADKVLKVLDGRGSVLRSISLKTHQRVEVILSSNKGNKALLLKSPKEYDLVLLFSEEAERSSFIGKLRGYLEESGLDLQVSEMKEQNLMKQAVTQEQRKQILETFFRHLFAQVLEIDRSDAGELNFESSQKAKESLTCELSRAEFAEALGLKAHSMFVESMFSLADKDGNGYISFREFLDILVVFMKGSPEEKSKVMFRMYDIDENGFLSKEEFLRMLRSFIEISNNCLSREQAEQVTESMFRASGFQDRDELTWEDFHYMLRDHDSELRLTQLCIKGIPEVLKQNLHNRVSFIKKKETIVEEEKELDTVSHYVEQEGQELRKRPGRKVNQNQLHLYTEAQRRKYERNKVQQKIQEFKRFIENYRRHIVCVVLFSAITAGLFVERAYYYAFASPSTGIAQTTFVGIIISRGSAACISFMYSYILLTMCRNLITVLRETFLNHYIPFDAAVDFHRWVAMAALIFSVLHTAGHVVNVYIFSVMPLSVLSCLFSSVFMDDGSQLPQKYYWWFFQTIPGMTGVLLLMILAVMYVFATHHFRRVSFQGFWITHHLYVLLYVLVIIHGSYALIQQPRFHIYFIIPALIYSADKLLSLSRKKVEISVVKAELLPSGVTHLRFQRPQDFEYKSGQWVRIACVALGTTEYHPFTLTSAPHEDTLSLHIRAVGPWTTRLRELYSPESLALIGKLPKLYLDGPFGEGHQEWNKFEVSVLVGGGIGVTPFASILKDLVFKSSISSKLLCKKIYFIWVTRTQRQFEWLADIIREVEEADGNDLVSVHIYITQLAEKFDLRTTMLYICERHFQKVLNKSLFTGLRSITHFGRPPFVPFFSSLQEVHPEVQKIGVFSCGPPGMTKSVEKACRQLNKKDQTYFAHHYENF